CTCATGTCCGCACGACCATGCGCACGTATGTCAAAAATTTCCGTACTGCCGTTGCTGATGGCGACAAGGAAGCAGCAACTGCGGCGCTGAAGGTTGTCGTACCATATATTGACAAGGCTTCAACCAAAGGCGTTATTCATAAGGCGACTGCCAGCCGCAAGATTTCCCGCCTGAACAAGCTGATGAATACCCTCGACTAGACGGTATAACAAATTATATTTAAAAGGCCTGAACATCTGTTCAGGCCTTTTTTGTAGTTACTCGCTGCTATTGAATCAGGCCTCGAGACCGGAAATCTCGAGCAGCAGCTCCTCGAGAAGCGCCCCGGGATTATTGCCGGTCGACTTGAGGGCGATATCGGTCGTCAAGAAAAGCTCAAAAGAACGGCGATACTGTTTGTGATTAAACAGTTTGGCCTGCTTGAGCAAACCATCGATGAAATATGGGTTTACGCCGATCCTCTTGGAAATATCCTTGCGTCCGACCCGCTCATCAATCAGCTCTCGCGACATCCAGAGCTGGCGAAAGTGGCGCGCCAACATGCTCAGGACAACCAGCGGAGCGATCCCTTCATCGAGCAGTCGACCGAGCAGGCGGAGGGCCTCCCCGGCATCGCGCTGCCCGATCGCGTTGACCATATCGAAGATACTGTCAACCCGGGTATCAGAGACAATCTCCTCGACATCAGAAACATCGACCAGGGTGCGCTCCTGCCCGACGTACTGAAAGAGTTTCTGCAGTTCGCCGTCGATCTCCATCAGGCTGGTTCCGGAGCGTCGACAAAACAGTGCCAGGGCATCTTCGGTAAAGCGGTATCCAGCCGCCCCAGCCTGATCCTTGACAAAAGACGGTATCTGGTTTTCATACAACCCCCTGAATTCGACCAGGGCACCTTTCTTTGCAAACTGCTGAAAGAATTTCTTTCTTTTGTCAATTTTATCTCCAACCATAACCAGGCATGTCTCAGGAACCGGTTCTTCGACATAAGGAGACAGGGCATCGAGGTCAACCGCCGGCAGCTTATCGGCCTCCTTGACGACGACCATCCTTTTCGGCGCAAAGACCGGGAGCGTGCGGATACTATCGAGAAGGTCCTCTATCCTGGTCTCTTTGCCATGATAAACCTGGAAATTGAAGTCACGGGCATCTGCGGCAACAATGGCATCGATGAGTTGTTTGAGGGTGCGCTGAATAAAGAACGATTCCGAGCCATAAAGATAAATCAAACCAGGGATTTCGGCCGACTTGATTTTTTTCTGCAACTCACCGGGCGTCATCATTCCCCTCCGAAACCTGTGGCCATCTGCCAGGCGAGGTCTTCTGCGATCCGCTCTGAAAGCGCCTTCTGGGCTGCTGATTCCCGATCTTCCTGGGCGATAATTGACGTGCCATAAGTGACAAAGTCATGATAACGAACAATCTCACCCCGCCAGAGGATTTTACCATCACTCAGTCTTTTCAGGCTGGCGCCAACCCGCACTGTCATACGGTATGATTGAATATTATCGAGTGAATCATAACTGATGGCCGCCAGACGGTACTGCAAAATCTGGCCCTGCAGAACAGCTTCGGCCGCCTCTTGAGACTCAACCAGAACGACCTCGGACTGTCGCATCAACCTGAGATTCGTACTGGCGGTGATATAGCTTTCAAGATAGGGCTCGGCGGTCAGATTTTCAAACAGGTTAACCTTGATCCGGGAGATATCACCGGGCAGAGCATGAGTTGCTCCGCTGAACTGATAACCACACCCTGCAACGAACAACAGGAGCGTAAAAATGTATATTCTGATGATCAAGAGACAACCACATTCACAAGGCGTCCTGGAATAACAATAACTTTCCGGACGGTTTTGTCAGCAATAAAGCGAGCGACATTCTCTTCTTCAATTGCGGCTTCTTTCAGATCATCCTCGGCAATATCGGCCGGCACCTTAACCTTGCCGCGAACTTTGCCATTGACCTGGACAACAATCAGCTTACTCTCTTCAACCAGCGCTGCCTCATCCCATTGCGGCCAGGATCCGGTCGACAGCCGATCTTCATTTCCAAGCAGGCTCCACATCTCTTCGGCAACATGCGGTACGAACGGTGTCAGCAGAACAACAACGGTTTCCAGTGCCTCGCGCATAACCTCAGGGTGCTGATCTTTTTCAGCAAAACCATAGATAGCATTGACCAGTTCCATAATCGCGGCAATAGCCGTATTGAAATGGAATCGGCCGTCAATATCGTCGGTGACTTTTTTGATTGTCTTGTGAACAATCCGCCGGAGATCACGACCTTTCCCTTCGGCCGAAGTCGCCGGTGCAACATCACGAATCAATTCGAAGTTATCAAAAACACCACGCCAGACCCGGTTCAGGAAACGATAGCACCCCTCAACACCCTGTTCGTTCCACTCAAGGTCCTTTTCCGGCGGTGACGCGAAAAGAGAGAATAACCGGGCCGTATCAGCGCCGTAATGCTGAATCAGGTGGTCCGGGTCGACAACATTCTTCTTCGACTTACTCATCTTTTCATTACGCCCGGTGACGACGCTATTCTGACATTTGGTACAGGTACCGTCGACAATCTCTTCCGGATAGAGCCAGCCATGCTCGGGGCACTCCTTGGTCTCCATACAGACCATACCCTGGGTCAGCAGGTTGGTAAAAGGCTCGTCGATATCCATCAACCCGAGATCGCGCAGAACCTTGGTATAAAACCGGGCATACAGAAGATGCATGACGGCGTGTTCTACTCCGCCGATATACTGATCAACGGGCATCCAGTACTCGGCCCTCGATTTATCAAGAACGCCCTGATCGTAATCAGCACAGGCATAGCGGGCAAAATACCAGGAACTTTCAACAAACGTATCAAACGTGTCGGTCTCGCGCCGGGCTGGCTTGCCGCATGCCGGACAATCGGTTCCGGCAAAAGACTCGAGGGCGGCCAGCGGGCTCCCCCCCCCGCCGGTAAATTTGACGTCGGTCGGCAGAACGACCGGCAACTGATCTTCCGGGACCGGAACCACTCCGCAGGCATCACAGTAAACAACCGGAATCGGCGTCCCCCAGTAACGCTGCCGGGAAACACCCCAGTCACGTAAACGGAAATTGACCGCTTTTGTTCCAAGGCCTTCAGCCTCGAGATAATCTGCTATTTCTTCCTTGGCCGTCTCATTATCAAGCCCGTCAAAGCTTCCGGAATTCGCCATCGTACCGGGTCCGGTCCACGCTTCGGACATTGAGTCGACATCCAGAGCCTCATCCGGCTGGATAACGACCACCATTGGCAGGTCATATTTTTTCGCAAACTCAAAGTCACGCTGATCGTGGGTCGGAACAGCCATAACCGCACCGGTTCCGTAATCCATCAACACAAAATTGGCAATATAGACAGGCATCTTCCGACCGCTGACCGGGTTGATGCAATAACTTCCGGTAAAAACACCCTCTTTTTCGTAATCCTCGCTGGTTCGCTTGTTTTTATCCTGCTTGCCAACCTTGGCAATAAAGGCTTCTACGTCCTTCCTGTTATCTCCGGTTGTCAGTTCAAGGGCTTTTGGATGTTCCGGTGCAAGGCTCATGAAGGTTGCGCCATACAGAGTGTCCTGTCGGGTGGTGAATATCCGGATCGATTGCTCACTATTTTCAAGCGGGAAGTCTATTTCACAACCGATACTTTTACCGATCCAGTTGCGTTGCATGGTCAGAACAGATTCCGGCCAGCCATCGAGTTGATCTATACATTCAAGCAACTCTTCGGCGTAGTCGGTGATCCGAAAGAACCACTGCTCAAGCTCTTTATCAACGACCTCGTTGTCACAACGCCAGCAGCAGCCATCCTCAACCTGTTCGTTGGCCAGTACCGTCTCACAATCGGGGCACCAGTTCACCGAAGAGCTTTTCTTGTAGGCCAGGCCCTGTTCCAGCATTTTCAGAAAGACCAGTTGTTCCCAACGATAGTAATCGGCATCGCATGTCGCAAATTCCCGATTCCAGTCATACGACAGGCCCATGCGTTTAAGCTGAACCCGCATGTTATCGATGTTTTCATAGGTCCACTTGGCCGGATGGGTGCCATGCTGGATCGCCGCATTTTCAGCCGGCATGCCGAAAGCATCCCATCCCATCGGATGGAGGACATTGAAACCCTGCATTGTCTTGAAACGGGCGACAACATCGCCAATCGAGTAATTACGAACGTGCCCCATGTGAATCCGGCCTGACGGATAAGGGAACATTTCAAGGACATAATATTTCGGACGGTCCGAATCCTCGGAAACAGCAAACGATTCTTCCGACTCCCAGATCTGCTGCCATTTCTTTTCGACAGCAGCGGCATCATAACGCTCTTGCATAAAAAACACCTGTAGGTAATTAGAAACAGGAATACCGGCAACAGCCGGTATCAACACTGACAGATTCAAATTTACCAGCCCGGCATTGCGACGCATCGCCAGACTGGTGATCGTTCTGCTTATTTCTCCCGATAGGTAATACGGCCACGGGTCAGATCATACGGCGACAACTCAACGGTCACCCGGTCACCCGGAAGAATCCGGATATAATATTTCCGCATTTTTCCCGAAATGTGGGCCAGAACGACATGGTCGTTGTCGAGTTTAACCCGAAACATTGCATTCGGTAGCGGCTCAATAACTTCACCTTCAACTTCAATCGCTTCTTCTTTAGCCAAAAGACTTCTCCTTCACATGCGCTTTATTATAATCAGATATTCAGTAACCGCCTGGTCACATCAATGATTTTGGTCGTCTGGATCGGTTTGGTGATATAGTCGTTCGCACCGATTGCCATGGCCCTTTCCTTGTCCTCATTGGCACCCTCGGTCGTAATGATAACGATGGGGACATCCTTGTAGTTCGGATCATTCCGAACCAGGCTAACCAGTTTCAAGCCATCCATAATCGGCATATTGATATCGGTCAGAATGAGGTCAAACTTTTCCGCTGAAATCTTCTTCAGACCATCAACACCATCGTTTGCTTCGGTGATATTGAGGCCTCGAACCCTCTTTAACGCAAACACAATAAGTTGACGCATAGTGGGTGAATCTTCAACAACGAGGACATTGAATGTCGACATTTATCCCTCCGGTACCTTACTTGGTCATCAGATCTATGAAGCCCTGAATCGTCGAGAGTTTTCGCTCCGATTCCGTATAGAGCTTCGAAGAAAAAATTGCGGTCGCAGCATGACCGGCCATCAACGTGAAGAGCTCATAGTCAACATCGCTGAATTTTTCCTTCTGAACCAATATTTTATATATGACAATAACGCCAATGACGTGTTCCTTGATTTTCAGGGGGATACAGACGAGAGGATGATGGAAATCCCTTTCGTACCCTTCGAGATCATCATTAAAGTAGTTTTCACCGGTCTTGGCCATTTCGCCGATAATCCCCTCACCCAGTTCAAAAGAAGGCAATTCGCTGTTCTGCAAGCCTTCACTGGCAACGGCCTGGAGTTTATTGGTCTTTTCGTCGAGCAGAAGGACCGAAAACTCTTCTGCCCCGATCAGGTTAATGACTATTTCAAGAATAACCTGAAGGACCTCCTTGAAATCTAGCGTCGAATGCAGCTGATAAGAAGCAATGTAGAGATTTGCCAGCATGTTGTTTTCATTTTCAATCTCAACATAGCGGTTGGCAAAGTCGACATTTTCTGCTTCTACCTGCTTGATCCGGCCGAGAATTTCATTTTTTTCGTCTTCAAGCTTCTTGATTTTATCAAGCAGTTCACTCGAATCAGCAGAACCTTCCGAGCTTTTGAGTGCCTTCATCTGCTCTTCAATTTGCACAACCTGATAACGCAGACGTTCATTCTCTTTGAGCAGGTCGTGGGTAAAATCAGCCCCCTTCTTGAAAACCTGAAGAAACTCCTCAGCCCTTTTTTCCTGATCAGGCACTTGTTCTTTATCCTTTTCTGTCATTTACCTCTCCTCGTAGCAGGAAAATCTAATCAGGACATCCTAACAGTCTCATTTGAAAATTTCCACAAATTACCACAGATTATTCTAAAAACCACATTCATTGAGAATAGCATCGCACATCCCGTCAAGATCGACAACACGACTCACTTTTCCGGTTGCGATCGCCTCTTTCGGCATCCCGAAGACGACGCTACTCTCCTCGGATTCAGCAAGAACCTTGCCTCCCGCCTCACTGATCCGAAAAGAACCGGCTGCGCCGTCATTACCCATTCCCGTCAGGACAACACCGAGGGTGGCCAGCCCGAAAAAACCGGCAACCGAATCAAACATTTTGTCGACAGAAGGAACATAGCGCTGGCCGGGGTCAGGATCCTGAATATGGGCAACGATTGTGTTGCCGCGCCGCCTGAACGTCATATTGGCGCCACCCGGAGCTACCAGAACCCGTCCCGGCCGAACTTCATCGCCATTTGCAGCTTCCTTGACTTCTAGTGCTGAAAACTTGTTCAGCCTATCAGCAAACGCCCTGGTGAAGCCGGGCGGCATATGCTGAGAAACAACGAAGGCGATCGGAATCGGATCCTGAATTTCAGAGAAGATCTTCTGCAGGGCCGGCGGCCCGCCAGTCGATGCTCCGATCGCAACAAGTTCGAATGGACTTTTTTTGCGGCCCTCCTTCAGTGCGCTTCGGAGTCTCTGCGGTTTGGGTACCCCTCCCTCTTGCGAACGACGCAGAACCTTGTCCATGTCAGTTTCGACGATCGCCGCTACCTTCGCGTGCAGATCGTCACGGATATTGAACAGCTCGGGCTATATCCTGGCACTCGGCTTCGGAATGAATGTTACGGCGCCGAATTCCATTGCGCGAAAAACGTTTTCATCGTCAGACCGGGAGGAAACGACAATGACCGGAACCGGCCGATTCTGCATAATAATCCGCAAAACGGTAAAACCGTCCATGCGGGGCATTTCAAGATCCAGGGTAATCAGATCAGGCTTCAGGTCGATGGCCTTGCGCAGCGCTTCTTCACCATCACATGCATAATCAACAACCTTAACCCCCGGGATCTCCTCGAGCATCCGGATGATGGTACGACGATTATAAGCCGAGTCGTCAACAACCAGGACTTTTATCGTGTTTTTACTCATGGCTGCACCATAAAGCTTTGCGGGGCCGGACGCTGGTAGACCATGTCATTGATAAAATGGCGCAGGGCAAAGGCACTGGTTATGTTCATCAGGGATTCGGAATGGCCGAGCAGAAGAAATCCCTCAGGCCGTAATCGCTGAAAAAAACTTTCAATGACTTTCTTTTTCGCAGCGACATCGAAATAGATAATGACGTTACGGCAGAAGATGACATCCATTTTACCTAGGAGTGACACCCGGGGCGCATCAAACAGGTTCAGATGGCTGATCGATACCAGATTCTTTATTTCGTCGTTAATTCGGAACTTATCGTCAACCGGAGTAAAAAATCTTTTTTTGATCGCCTCATCGGTCGATCGGAACGAGGCGTCGCCATAAACTCCCTTACGAGCAACCTGCAGGAC
The Desulfuromonas sp. genome window above contains:
- a CDS encoding 30S ribosomal protein S20 — translated: MANHKSAIKRNRQNAIRNARNTHVRTTMRTYVKNFRTAVADGDKEAATAALKVVVPYIDKASTKGVIHKATASRKISRLNKLMNTLD
- the holA gene encoding DNA polymerase III subunit delta, coding for MTPGELQKKIKSAEIPGLIYLYGSESFFIQRTLKQLIDAIVAADARDFNFQVYHGKETRIEDLLDSIRTLPVFAPKRMVVVKEADKLPAVDLDALSPYVEEPVPETCLVMVGDKIDKRKKFFQQFAKKGALVEFRGLYENQIPSFVKDQAGAAGYRFTEDALALFCRRSGTSLMEIDGELQKLFQYVGQERTLVDVSDVEEIVSDTRVDSIFDMVNAIGQRDAGEALRLLGRLLDEGIAPLVVLSMLARHFRQLWMSRELIDERVGRKDISKRIGVNPYFIDGLLKQAKLFNHKQYRRSFELFLTTDIALKSTGNNPGALLEELLLEISGLEA
- a CDS encoding leucine--tRNA ligase → MQERYDAAAVEKKWQQIWESEESFAVSEDSDRPKYYVLEMFPYPSGRIHMGHVRNYSIGDVVARFKTMQGFNVLHPMGWDAFGMPAENAAIQHGTHPAKWTYENIDNMRVQLKRMGLSYDWNREFATCDADYYRWEQLVFLKMLEQGLAYKKSSSVNWCPDCETVLANEQVEDGCCWRCDNEVVDKELEQWFFRITDYAEELLECIDQLDGWPESVLTMQRNWIGKSIGCEIDFPLENSEQSIRIFTTRQDTLYGATFMSLAPEHPKALELTTGDNRKDVEAFIAKVGKQDKNKRTSEDYEKEGVFTGSYCINPVSGRKMPVYIANFVLMDYGTGAVMAVPTHDQRDFEFAKKYDLPMVVVIQPDEALDVDSMSEAWTGPGTMANSGSFDGLDNETAKEEIADYLEAEGLGTKAVNFRLRDWGVSRQRYWGTPIPVVYCDACGVVPVPEDQLPVVLPTDVKFTGGGGSPLAALESFAGTDCPACGKPARRETDTFDTFVESSWYFARYACADYDQGVLDKSRAEYWMPVDQYIGGVEHAVMHLLYARFYTKVLRDLGLMDIDEPFTNLLTQGMVCMETKECPEHGWLYPEEIVDGTCTKCQNSVVTGRNEKMSKSKKNVVDPDHLIQHYGADTARLFSLFASPPEKDLEWNEQGVEGCYRFLNRVWRGVFDNFELIRDVAPATSAEGKGRDLRRIVHKTIKKVTDDIDGRFHFNTAIAAIMELVNAIYGFAEKDQHPEVMREALETVVVLLTPFVPHVAEEMWSLLGNEDRLSTGSWPQWDEAALVEESKLIVVQVNGKVRGKVKVPADIAEDDLKEAAIEEENVARFIADKTVRKVIVIPGRLVNVVVS
- a CDS encoding translation initiation factor IF-1, translated to MAKEEAIEVEGEVIEPLPNAMFRVKLDNDHVVLAHISGKMRKYYIRILPGDRVTVELSPYDLTRGRITYREK
- a CDS encoding response regulator, which produces MSTFNVLVVEDSPTMRQLIVFALKRVRGLNITEANDGVDGLKKISAEKFDLILTDINMPIMDGLKLVSLVRNDPNYKDVPIVIITTEGANEDKERAMAIGANDYITKPIQTTKIIDVTRRLLNI
- a CDS encoding diguanylate phosphodiesterase — protein: MTEKDKEQVPDQEKRAEEFLQVFKKGADFTHDLLKENERLRYQVVQIEEQMKALKSSEGSADSSELLDKIKKLEDEKNEILGRIKQVEAENVDFANRYVEIENENNMLANLYIASYQLHSTLDFKEVLQVILEIVINLIGAEEFSVLLLDEKTNKLQAVASEGLQNSELPSFELGEGIIGEMAKTGENYFNDDLEGYERDFHHPLVCIPLKIKEHVIGVIVIYKILVQKEKFSDVDYELFTLMAGHAATAIFSSKLYTESERKLSTIQGFIDLMTK